The sequence below is a genomic window from Mytilus edulis chromosome 2, xbMytEdul2.2, whole genome shotgun sequence.
ACTACAAGTACTATGGGGCAATAGTTTGAGTACATCTTACGTTTCATagtaactttttttaatatacaaacagtacaaattatttttgagGAAGGAATTTTGATTTGATGGAACATGTCACCGCCATCATTGTTAAACCATAAacatataaacttttatttttccaTGTGGATCTGAAATTTTAGATAGATTTGAAAGATATTTAGCATAATAAAGTATGTTGATAACATTACTGTATAAATGTAATGAATAATATTGAATTCTTTAcaggataaattaataaaaacCTACCATCTTCTTCGCCAACTGGACAGGCCTGAAAGAAACACAATTTTGGTTTGCCTTTCAGATCTTTGCACGCTTCCTGTTTAAACAACTTTAATTGTTGACTCATCAAAACTTGTTGCCCGTCACTGCCGTATAATTTTCCTATATTTCCATGGCTGGACAAAATAAGTAGAAAACAGTCAAAGGCTTTATGATCAGCACGAGCTATGGTCTTTATTTCATGTTCCATTTCCCATTTTTTCAGGTTATCTTTCCTAACTACACGGAATCCTAGTCCCGTTAAAACTGTTTCTAGGTTTTCTGAGAAAACAGTTTATACAACAATGTAAAACTTAAAGTTGCtagaaatcaaattaaaaattaagaTTATGTGAATATATAATATTAGGGATTATAGATAACGTATTCCAACTTGAACTTCCTTTTTACAATGCCATGAAAATAAACGTACTATACTGTACTAGCAATATACAAGCTTCATCTTCTGATAGAATATGCATTGTCAACTCAtacgatattcaagagcttgcagctgctactcatcCTTTGTTTTGTAAAAGGTCATCGGTGTCTGAGCAAAAAATGAATGAGCCAGGGTGTTCACAAACAATGTTTCGTCCTTTTTTCTTTACACATCATTAAAAAGTATCTTCGGAGTTACTCGACCAAGTTAACACaccaataacctctagaaaataTGTGGTTAATCCTATaatgttgtatttttaaaattagaaTCAATGTTAATaccaatgaaaacaatatttaaatattttactacTGTGCTAAATTGATAACCATTAATAATAGGTTTTCAAAGACTCGATTAGTTTACATTGAGCTGTTTAATATCGACCTTTACCTGCATCGGTGTCTGCTCCTGGTCTTTTCGGTAATTCTCTACTTAAAGGGTCTCCAGGAATCTGGTAGAATGTTCCATTACTAATGATTAATGCATAACCTATCCAAAATGGCAGACATATTTaggtaaatatataaaatttcagtATATGTGATCATATTTAAagtaaagataataaaaaaaagtatttaactatgttgatttatttacataatttttttttatcatattaataCATATTCCAACAAGTGAACATGTATATCCaaattatttttgcaaagaaTTCCACTCAAGCCTTAGCTAGGGGTCGTtttaaacttgcagtgaggtgaAAGTGATTAAGATACATATTGAAGGCCTCACTGTGATtcgagatgaagaacagcaataattGCGCTGATCCTTtggtttttgtgtgttttttgttgttgttgtggttGTTGCTGTGCATGTATTGGTTTTGTGTCATTGATgaataccccatatcctttgatTTTctattagaaaattaaaaactctgtgttattgattgcaagatcattttatcaatattaaataACGAAAATATACACCTCTTGGTTTAGCATCCATCTTGTACTTAAATCCTTCACTGTAATCCTGGAACTGCCTTACTGTCATGTCAACTTCTAATCTAGTGGACTGACCCTTCTCTAATGGCTGCAACTTCCGGAAAAGCTCTGTGAGAAAACCTGATGTGTTTACGAACCTATCGTctgtttttaactttttgtacTGATCCAAAACCAGTTGAGCGTCTTCCAGAGGCAATTCTGTAGTTCCTAACTTAAGTTCAATACTTTCAGTTTTCCCCGATTTACCTTTGGTTATCTTCTGTGGTGTCTCATCTGCAATGTTCATTTTGAGAAATTATACCTGAATAACACCTCGAAAAAGTTTACAATAAGGATCAATTGAGAACAAAACTtgcgataaaagagatgatttcagcataccaattgtgaactttccgttTATACGAAGCAATATTCCTATAACGCCTACATATGAATTATATATTACCCAGTTTATATTATATTCCAGAGCTAACGTTTCCTGTCATAATTTCCCAAATAGATAATTGGCCCATACAAGGAAGCTATAATCCATTGGTTCCAAGAGATGAGGTTAAAGTAATCCCTTCgataattttacggacgccattacgagttggacAACTGTTActgaataactgtttcacagatgacaacgtATTTATATGTCCACAATGCCGTTACCACAATCCAATCCTCTTTTCCTCGAATGTGAACGAGAATTATAGCTAATATGTACTGGCATGAGTAACATGAAGAGGAAaggtatgtacatgtacaacatcaacatatttttttcctATTTGAACAGAAGGAACCTATTCTGTTGTCCACAAGCCAAAACATTGTTTTTCCTGCCATGCCAAAATTACAATAATTACCTTCCTGTGGACCACCATTTAAACCTTGAACAATATATTTCTTGTCTTTTTTAAGCTTGCCGTCCTCTTTTACTTGACCTTTAGTTGTCTTGTTTGATGCGGCCATGCTGCTATCCTtttaaatagagaaaaaatattgtataaatcaaaattgCGATCTTTTTTATCTTGATTAATTATAATACaatgatttttaatattataGAACTACAAAAATGTCATTTGTAACTGCGATGCATAATTATTGAAATAGAATTAAATGGGGTAATACATAGACAACAGCTGAGATATAGGCCTGTTCTTGCAGGCATCTGGGAAGAATCTCATTATAGTCTCTGAATGGTATTGTCTAGTTGAGGTAAATGGTTTTCTGACATGTGATTGTATGTTTACTACTGTTTCTTCGTGGGTTGCTTTCTAGTTACCGAGTTTCAACCTTGATCCTAGATTTTTCTATCCTAGTGTTTGCATGATGTTCGTTCTTGTCCATGATTGTAGGCTGAATTTTAAGTTTGCAAATTCAGCAGCTCGTCTATATTTCACGGAAAGGTCATCTACTATTAACAAAACTCAATGCCATGAAAGCCCTGTCACGCACTCATAAAACCAATAAATACACCAATAATAATTTGTATATGAATATTTACCTTTGTCTTGAATCGTCAACATTTGTGTCATTCTTGCAAAaccaaaataattatatacacGTGACTTGCGTAAgcatatgtataaatgtaaagTTGTGATCAATGGTCCGATCGACGAAATTCCTTTATccatttcaattaaaaaactaTATTAAGACTAATTCTGGTTCCATtggaatatttgaatattttctatgtgtattttcttgttttctaaTTGATGGTCAGCTCTCTTGTTTAAGTTTACCCATCATCCCTAACAAtagaatatttataattaaaaaaatgtctcatacatgtacaatgtcTCAATAAAACAGCAATGTTAAACATCAATACGTGACCTATACAACACAGAAAAGACCGTTGATCACACGAGGTAAAAACACCAGTACTTGAAACTTAATGGCATGCttacatatcaaatataaaaacagtTTTGAAGTAAAGTATTGCTACAAAtatcccccccttttttccctcgTTGTAAACATAGTACTACTATTACAAtaattatatctatatttatattcggAATGTGTACTCTAACTAACTGTACAAAAGAAAACTATAATATTCGACACTTTTGATACAAGCCTTTCAAATGAATTGTTCCACCGTTAAACTCTCTATTGGCGACATATAGGGTTACAATTCCAACTTTTAACAGATTAAGATAACAAGAAACTTTAAAACAAGTAAGTAATTGTAAACTTCTTTCGTGTTTTTGTCTTCGAtaaacattttttacataattctATTCTAAATCATAAACGTCTTGTCGAGAAATAATTTGGTAACCCTAATAACTGTTACATTACATCTTTTATCTAATTTTTAAAGTAATACATTATTTCTATTTTCAgtatgtaaaaatattaaaacaggGATGTCATCAATAGGGGAtaaatggaaggaaatggtaagGCATATTACTTGAAAAATCTTTTTACAATAATAAGCACTACAAAACGTGTGTGCTGACCGAGATTTACACCTGACAATAGTCGTTTTAATTGTACTAAAGacgtttttgtttaaattctataattatatatattttgtaatgcaACTTTTAGCATTCTTCATGCAGGATTCTCTAGAGAGGTGCTTCGAAAGAGGACTGATTAGGATATACGCGCGGGTAAATGTCCTTCATACAGTCATAAATGTTGACTCTTAAATGTCACTGAGGTCATTCCATGTTTTGACCCCaggacaaaataaacaaataaattcgATAAATAGTAAATCATTTTTCTTCAacagaattattaaaaaaaatatatctttttttaatgtcatggaGGGCGCTcgattaaaaatagttttatatcaCGACTCGTTGACGatatcattttcaatttcttaatttataaaccTGTTACTATAGATGTCAAACGCAGAAGGCGTTTCTGACACAACATTTGGTACGGCTTACCAGCTACTAACTAATATCCGTCTTCATTATGTTAAGCTTAATGTATCAATTTACTATCTATATACTGAAATGTATACTGTTGAGGCAATTGTAACTTGTTATATCAATGCGTTGTAGAGCATTTTGGATAACCCAGTGCCACATTACAGAAATGTTCACG
It includes:
- the LOC139513157 gene encoding caspase-3-like isoform X1 — encoded protein: MAASNKTTKGQVKEDGKLKKDKKYIVQGLNGGPQEDETPQKITKGKSGKTESIELKLGTTELPLEDAQLVLDQYKKLKTDDRFVNTSGFLTELFRKLQPLEKGQSTRLEVDMTVRQFQDYSEGFKYKMDAKPRGYALIISNGTFYQIPGDPLSRELPKRPGADTDAENLETVLTGLGFRVVRKDNLKKWEMEHEIKTIARADHKAFDCFLLILSSHGNIGKLYGSDGQQVLMSQQLKLFKQEACKDLKGKPKLCFFQACPVGEEDVLVVADTAALPMEGKNKVEKSIQDDKPKFLINDVDFLVGYSSLPGSISYRSEQSSSFYLNSLYKNLKDKGEAYDLVTILEDVNRELTAKKAKYRAGDVNAVSTFVSCLRGPIFFQ
- the LOC139513157 gene encoding caspase-3-like isoform X2, producing MAASNKTTKGQVKEDGKLKKDKKYIVQGLNGGPQEDETPQKITKGKSGKTESIELKLGTTELPLEDAQLVLDQYKKLKTDDRFVNTSGFLTELFRKLQPLEKGQSTRLEVDMTVRQFQDYSEGFKYKMDAKPRGYALIISNGTFYQIPGDPLSRELPKRPGADTDAENLETVLTGLGFRVVRKDNLKKWEMEHEIKTIARADHKAFDCFLLILSSHGNIGKLYGSDGQQVLMSQQLKLFKQEACKDLKGKPKLCFFQACPVGEEDVADTAALPMEGKNKVEKSIQDDKPKFLINDVDFLVGYSSLPGSISYRSEQSSSFYLNSLYKNLKDKGEAYDLVTILEDVNRELTAKKAKYRAGDVNAVSTFVSCLRGPIFFQ
- the LOC139513157 gene encoding caspase-3-like isoform X3, which encodes MAASNKTTKGQVKEDGKLKKDKKYIVQGLNGGPQEDETPQKITKGKSGKTESIELKLGTTELPLEDAQLVLDQYKKLKTDDRFVNTSGFLTELFRKLQPLEKGQSTRLEVDMTVRQFQDYSEGFKYKMDAKPRGYALIISNGTFYQIPGDPLSRELPKRPGADTDAENLETVLTGLGFRVVRKDNLKKWEMEHEIKTIARADHKAFDCFLLILSSHGNIGKLYGSDGQQVLMSQQLKLFKQEACKDLKGKPKLCFFQACPVGEEDVGYSSLPGSISYRSEQSSSFYLNSLYKNLKDKGEAYDLVTILEDVNRELTAKKAKYRAGDVNAVSTFVSCLRGPIFFQ